AATCTTGTACTGAGTGTTGGGGACTGCGCGACCGATCGAGTCCAGCGGACTATCGTGGCCGATGCGGATGTGGGCTGCTGGCGAGGACTCGGTCATGCCGAAGCCCTGTGCGACCACGCAGTCAAGGCGCTTTTCCACCTGTTCCGCGAGGTCAAGTTGGAGAGAAGCGGCACCCGAGAAGATTGTCTCCAGGCTGGACAAGTCAAAGGAATCGACAGCTGGGTGCTTGGCCAGGCCCACAGCTACAGGTGGTGCGATGAACGCGAACTTCACCTTGTGCTCGGCGATGATGGACAGGAAATCGACGAGGTCGAACTTGCCCATGGTGTACTGCGTCGTGCGGCGCCACAGGCACAGATTCAGCAGCGCAGTCAGGCCGTAGATGTGGAAAAACGGCAGGATAGTGACAGCCGGGGTGTCCTCGGTCAGCGCGTTGACTGTAGCTCCACCCGCCTGAGCGACGTTGGCCACCAAGTTGCGGTGAGTGAGCTGGACGCCCTTCGGTACACCGGTGGTTCCCGAGGAAAACGGAATCACGGCAACGTCATCGGGTGATACGTCGACGTCCGGGGCGCCGTGCCCCTCGGCAAGCAGCTCGCCCATGCCGTGGAGACCCGTCAGGCCGATAATCATCTCTTCCGGCAGACCAGCAGCCTCAGCGCCGTGGGCGCCAGCCCAACCGATTGAGGAGGTCGTTAGCATCATCTTCGCGTCAGACATCCGGAGTTGGTTTTCAATGTCCTCCGCAGTTGCCAGCGATGCGACCGTCGTGCAGACAGCCCCCGCGCGTAGGACACCGTGAAGAGCGACCGCGAAGGTTGTCGAGTTGGGGCAGTGGAGAGCCACAACGTCGCCCTTCTTAATCCCACGTGCTGCCAGCGCACCCGCAAACTTCTCAATGCTGGCCTTCAGATCACCGAAGGTGACCTCGGAGCCTGAGTCAACGATTGCAAGCTTGTCCTGGTGACGTGGCTCAATTTCTCCGAAGAGGAACTCAAAGAGTGAGGTCTCCGGGATGTCGATGTCGGGGAGGTTGCTGGAAAGGGGCATGCAGGAAATCGCCTTTCTAATCTCGTGCACGGCTGCCAAGTGTCCTGCTTCATTAGCTCGGGCACTGTAGCAGTGCTGTGTTTCACATCACAATAATGTATTGGATAGAAAAGCGTGGGATTTTTTCCAGAAACTATGCCTAATCCAGCGTCACCTCGTGAGCCCAGACAGCCCCCTCTGAATCAGCTTTGGGTCAGCCGCTGCAACGCTCCAGCCGCAATATCCAGGTTGGTCGTCCGCCAGAAGTCAGGCATCGACGCGGCAATCCAGGAACCATAGCGTGCAGTAGCCAACCGTGAATCCAGTACCGCAACAACCCCGCGGTCATCGACTTGGCGTAGCAGACGACCAGAACCCTGCGCCATCAGCAGCGCTGCATGTGTCGCTGAGACCTCCATAAAACCGTTTCGGCCAGCGGCATTAGCCGCATCGGAGCGCGCGGACAAAAGCGGGTCGTCGGGGCGGGGGAACGGGATGCGATCGATGATGACACACGATAGCGATGGGCCAGGAACATCGACGCCTTGCCACAGCGTCAGCGTGCCAAACAAGCATGTCTGCGGATTAGCTGCGAAGCGATCAACCAGAGCACCGATAGAGTCATCGCCTTGGCACAGCACGTCGTAAGGCAGGCGCTTGCGCATTTCCTCCGCCGCTGCCTCGGCGCCTCGGCGAGAAGAAAACAGCCCGAGCGTTCGCCCACCAGCGGCGCGGATGAGGCGCTCCATGATCGCGAACTGCTCCGGTGTGGCGCCGTCGCGTCCAGGTCGTGGCAGGTCGCGTGCGACGTAGAGGATGCCAGATTTCTGCGGGTCAAAGGGCGTGCCGACGTCCAAGCCATCCCACCCACCGGAGGGAAGCCCCCAAGCGGCGGCCATGGCATCGAACTTGCCGCCAAGAGCAAGTGTTGCTGAGGTCAAAACGACGGTGGATTCGCCGAAGAGGCGTTCGCGAAGCAGTGCTGCGATGGACAGGGGAGCGACATAAACTGTCTTGTTCTCGCCAAGCCATACGACATCGTCGCTACTGAACTCTAGAATTCGCACGACTGTGTCGTGCATATTCTCCACGGCAGCGCGGACGGTCTGGCGCTCAGTGTTGTCAGAGTCAGAACTCGAACCACCGGAGCCCGACCCGCCAGAGCTGCCTGAACTAGAGGTGCCTAGCGTGGTCTGTAGTTGCCACAGGCTATCGCGGAGCGAAGCTAGCGCCGCTCCAAGCTCACCGGGAATTTCTTCGAGTGCGCCGCTGTAGGCGTCGGCAAGCAATGCGACGGTCTCGCCGAGTAGATCCGTGGCATCGGTGACATCATCCACCTGCTCTGCGGCTCCGAAT
The sequence above is drawn from the Corynebacterium jeikeium genome and encodes:
- a CDS encoding 4-coumarate--CoA ligase family protein, translating into MPLSSNLPDIDIPETSLFEFLFGEIEPRHQDKLAIVDSGSEVTFGDLKASIEKFAGALAARGIKKGDVVALHCPNSTTFAVALHGVLRAGAVCTTVASLATAEDIENQLRMSDAKMMLTTSSIGWAGAHGAEAAGLPEEMIIGLTGLHGMGELLAEGHGAPDVDVSPDDVAVIPFSSGTTGVPKGVQLTHRNLVANVAQAGGATVNALTEDTPAVTILPFFHIYGLTALLNLCLWRRTTQYTMGKFDLVDFLSIIAEHKVKFAFIAPPVAVGLAKHPAVDSFDLSSLETIFSGAASLQLDLAEQVEKRLDCVVAQGFGMTESSPAAHIRIGHDSPLDSIGRAVPNTQYKIVNLDSDSFEEIPVPAEGRSEAGELWIHGPQVMKGYLNNPKATAETLVDGWLRTGDVAELDEHGNVYIVDRFKELIKYKGYQVPPAELESVLLSHPDIADAACSGVVRSDGEEIPKAYVVIKAGEQVTEDEIMDYVADRVAPYKKVRAVEFMDEIPKSATGKILRKDLKAMEAARAQS
- a CDS encoding ATP-dependent DNA helicase, whose translation is MSDSIGHADFAELSDDFEDFDDVDELASPRASVHNADSIEALLDAAVKGLGGTTRPNQVKMSRSVASAFARERHLAVQAGTGTGKSLAYLVPAIVQAMESDESVIVSTATIALQRQLVERDLPRLVSSLEPHLSRTPTFAILKGRSNYLCKSKVGNVIKDPVMDGDESEQASSGDAVGPTALLSEAQLSRTAAEVMRLREWANDTDTGDRDSLDKGVSNEAWRQVSVTARECVGAISCPFGEECFAEQARREASNVDIVVTNHALLAIDALSDAMILPQHDCVVIDEAHELDGRITSVATDELSPAGITMMARRARKFGAAEQVDDVTDATDLLGETVALLADAYSGALEEIPGELGAALASLRDSLWQLQTTLGTSSSGSSGGSGSGGSSSDSDNTERQTVRAAVENMHDTVVRILEFSSDDVVWLGENKTVYVAPLSIAALLRERLFGESTVVLTSATLALGGKFDAMAAAWGLPSGGWDGLDVGTPFDPQKSGILYVARDLPRPGRDGATPEQFAIMERLIRAAGGRTLGLFSSRRGAEAAAEEMRKRLPYDVLCQGDDSIGALVDRFAANPQTCLFGTLTLWQGVDVPGPSLSCVIIDRIPFPRPDDPLLSARSDAANAAGRNGFMEVSATHAALLMAQGSGRLLRQVDDRGVVAVLDSRLATARYGSWIAASMPDFWRTTNLDIAAGALQRLTQS